A window of Phragmites australis chromosome 2, lpPhrAust1.1, whole genome shotgun sequence genomic DNA:
GGCATCTGTCAACTTGCTCAAGAGTTGAAGTCATCAGCTTACGATGCAGAGGATGTGCTTGATGAGTTGGACTACTTGCATCATATGGAAATGGTGGAGGACAGAAGCCAGAACAAGGTTGCTACAAGCAGTGGTTTATCATTTCCTCCAGCCCTTCAGAGGGTTTTTCATCAACCAGGTACTCCTCTGAAGccaaaaggaaagaaatgagCATTTTTGTGGTCTATTTACGTTAAATGCAAGATAATACTTCTGAAGCAggttttgctaaaaaaaaagcTTCTGAAGCAGGCATAAAAAATTTGTTGAACCTTTTAGTCCACTTTGATTGATTGAAAATATGTTTGAAGTTTTGAACATGCTTGTTGAAACATACAAATTACTGTACTTAAAAAAGTAGAAGTTCTGTAACCTGGTAACTTTGTAGTATATGGTGGTAAGAACACAATAAGATAATTTATAGACTAGAACAGAGTAGATGAAATCTCTGAAAAGTGTCGACTTGGATTATCTACAGAACTTTGGCAACTAAGCTATGCAATTACCAGATTTGAGAACCCGCGCAATTCTGTTTTACTAAATAACCGgtgaaaagataaaaaaaagaaacaccaGTAGAGAAGTTTGAAAAATTACTTGCAGACAAGAAATGAGTCTGGCTCAGTTGATGGGAGGTGTGGATGTATACCTCCATCACCCAGGTTTGAGTCCTGCTCAACTCGAATTTTGGTGCATATTTCTTCTTAATACGCAATGCCACCTGGTTCCTCCTAGGTGATtgagtttttcttcaaaaaatacTTGCAAACATATAAATGCACAGCTGTGTGTAGGCCGTAGGGGTTAGTTTGCTacaaatgaactaaaaactCACTTTCTCATCCATTTTGTGGATTCCTTATACAAATGAATGAACTAAATAGGGCCAAAGGGTACCCTAAGGTTCACCTATTGGCACCCCTAATGTGTGGAATTTCAGTTGGTTTCTATTTTCActtttatttaaaatagaatAGAGAGCATTCCTGCCTTCCTGGTGCGACTCAACTTCCAAAGAGCaaacttttttatttcattattATTTCATTTCTCAAATGTAAATATGTAATAGATAACTCTTATTGTTGCAATTATTGAAAAACAACCAGGTGCCATCGCGCTCCCTCCATTTAAAAGAGCCAGACAGATTGTTAATTGTGTGTCCTATGACTTGGATTCAATCTCCTCTAAGATGAAGTCCATTGCTGATCGTCTACAAAGAATTACTGCCCATACTGTGCGTGTTGCTCAGTTGAAGAAGTTAGTTGCTTTTGATTACCAGCAACCGAAGCCTCCGAACTCGCGACAGACTAGTTCACTCTTGACTGAACCAGAGGTTTATGGCAGAGACGAGGAGAAAAATGCCATTATAAAGATGCTCCTGGAGCCAAACAGAACAAGTATGTACAAGAGCTTCTCCGTGCTCCCAGTTGTAGGTATTGGTGGTGTGGGCAAGACAACTCTTGTTCAGTATGTGTATAATGATCCAACTATCATGAATTCTTTTGAGGTAAGGGCATGGGCATGTGCCTCCGATTTTCTTGATGTCAAACAGGTTACAATAGATATACTACAGTCAATAGACGAAGAGGGATATCATCAGCTTATCAGTTCACGCAGTTTAGACAACATTCAGACCACGCTGTTGAAGAAGCTAGGGAATAGGAAGTTCCTAATTGTTCTTGATGATGTCTGGTGTTGCAGTAATTGGGAATTGATGTGCGCCCCCTTCTCATCTGGGATGCCTGGGAGCAAAATCATATTAACAACTCGTCACCAGGATATAGCTAACAGTGTTGGCACCATTCCATCAGTCACTCTTAGAGGGTTGGAAGATGGTCCTTTCTGGTCTTTATTCAAACAAAACGCATTTGGAGATGacgatattttttataatttgacTTCGATTGGCAGAAAAATAGCGAATAGGCTTAATGGTATACCTTTGGCAGCAAAGACTATTGGAAAGCtgttgcacaagcaacatacaACAGGGCATTGGATGAGTATATTAGATAGCAACTTATGGGAGCTAAGACAAAGACCTCAAGATATCATACCAGTCCTTCTCTTAAGCTACCAACACCTGTCCACAAACGTCCAGCGCTGCTTTGCATTCTGCTCAGCATTCCCCAAGGATCACTCTTTCAGTGAAGAGGAGCTGATATTTTCCTGGATGGCACATGGCTTTATTCAGTCCATGAGAGGAGACAAAACTCCGGAGGATATTGCACGAGAATACCTGTATGAATTGGCATCAGCTTCGTTCTTCGAAGTCTCAGAAAATGATAACCTTTACAGAATGCATGGTTTATTGCATGACCTAGCATGTTCAGTAGCCCAAGATGAGTGCTTCGCCACCAATGATAATTTTTCTAGAGGTATCCCAAATACAGTTCGCCACCTGTATCTTCTTTATCCAGACCAAGCTAAAAACTTTTGCCTTAATTTTTCACTGGTCGAGCCTAGATCACCGAGTCACGGAGAGTTACTTGAGAAAAGGCTACCTGGTGGTTTTGTGGAGCTGAAGAACCTACGCAGCATATGGTTCAGGAATGCTTCGACAATTGCATTGTCTGACGATGGATTTTGGAAAATGCCCATAAACTACAGAAGAATTGTTAATCTTCGCATACTATGCTTACATCATATAAACAGTGAAGCACTTTTGGTAACAGTTGGGGACTTGATACATTTGCGGTACCTTGACCTCAGGTTCTCTGACATTTCGGAGTTGCCAGAATCACTATGCAAGCTTTACCATCTGCAAGTGCTGGATATAAGATCGTGCAAGAACCTTGTTAAATTGCCAATGGGTATTAACAATCTCATTAGCCTTCGTCATCTATTAGTTGATGATTCGAGCAAGTTTCTTGCTGGTTATGCTGGTATTCCTTATATTGGAAAGCTCGCCAGCCTACAGGAGTTGGATCTGTTCAATGTTAGCAAAGAAGAGGCATTTAACATCgaacaactaaaagagttaaggGAGATGGGGCAATCTCTTTCTATTGGACACCTTGAGAACGTTGCAAGCAAGGAAGAAGCTAGTAATTCAGGACTGAAGGAAAAATATCGCCTCAACGAGCTGACTTTATCATGGAGTAGCAATTTGGAAGATAGAGCTAGTGATGCAGTAATAAATATTCTTGAGGGTCTTGAACCCCATCCAAATCTCAAACATCTCAGGATAACACGTTACAGTGGAACTATTTCACCTACATGGTTAGCTAATGATCTAAACATCAAATACTTGGAGTCCCTCTACCTACAAGATTGCTCAGGATGGGAGGTGCTACCTCCTCTTGGGAAGCTTCCTTATCTTAGGAAACTTCATTCCATTGGCATGAAGGCCATACGATGTATTGGCTCTGAATTCTATGGAAGTGGCTCTTTCATGGGGTTTCCATGTTTAGAAGAGTTGTATTTCGCGAAGATGCCAAAGTGGCATTCATGGTGTGGAGTTGAGAAAACATGCTGCTTCCCTAATTTGCTGACACTAACCATCACAGACTGCACCAGCTTGCAGCTAATACCAGTGGAGCAATGGTCTGAACAAGTCTGCTATGTATGGTTTCCTCGCCTCCGTACGCTTGATATTGAAAACTGTCCCAGGCTTGCCCAGTTACCTCCACTTCCACATGCTCCAACATTATCTAGGATAAGTTTGAAAAATGCGGGGACAATTTCCAGCATGGAACTGAATGGTGACGATTTTGTAATTTGTGGTATTTCTGATTTGAAGATGCAAAGACAGTACTCTTTGCAGTTCCATAACTTAAGGAACCTCAAGAGTTTCAGCATATCAAGCTGTGATAATTTTGTGGTGTTGCCATGGAAAGGCCAAGGGAAGAGTGCCACTTCTGAGGTATCAATAACAATGCCTGATGCCGGATGCTCACTTTCCAGCATCAATGAGCTCAAAATATGTGGTTCTGGGGTATCTGAGGACATACTGCATGAAATTTTGACAAATTCTGGTATTCTTGACTGCTTGTCAATAAAGTACTGCCCCCAGATTACTACGCTTGAGCTGCATCCAATGACAAGGCTTGATTATCTGGTTATAGAAGATTGCCTAGAGCTCAGGTCACTGAAATGTATGCAAACTCTCATTCATCTGAGAGAATTAACTGTGCTAAGAAGTCCTAAATTCATTGAGGGATGGAAAAATCTCGTACAGCTGACAGAAGGATCACCTCAGGAAATTGCTGCTTCTTTGAAAAGATTGCACATTGATGATTCATCGTTCCTTACCATGCCAATATGTAGGACACTTGGATATCTTCAGTACTTAATGATCGACTCTGATCAACAGATCATGTCCTTAactcaagaccaggagcaagcaTTCAGTAAACTAACTTCTTTGCGAACACTTGCATTCAATGAATGCCCAAATCTCCGCGCTTTGCCTGCAAGGCTGCACCAGATTTCCTCTCTCAAGA
This region includes:
- the LOC133897738 gene encoding disease resistance protein RGA2-like; this encodes MDPGIVVSTIGVFVQVIFDKYLSSKLEQWAARANLGGEFQNLRGHLEMAKAILETLKGSAAMEKGICQLAQELKSSAYDAEDVLDELDYLHHMEMVEDRSQNKVATSSGLSFPPALQRVFHQPGAIALPPFKRARQIVNCVSYDLDSISSKMKSIADRLQRITAHTVRVAQLKKLVAFDYQQPKPPNSRQTSSLLTEPEVYGRDEEKNAIIKMLLEPNRTSMYKSFSVLPVVGIGGVGKTTLVQYVYNDPTIMNSFEVRAWACASDFLDVKQVTIDILQSIDEEGYHQLISSRSLDNIQTTLLKKLGNRKFLIVLDDVWCCSNWELMCAPFSSGMPGSKIILTTRHQDIANSVGTIPSVTLRGLEDGPFWSLFKQNAFGDDDIFYNLTSIGRKIANRLNGIPLAAKTIGKLLHKQHTTGHWMSILDSNLWELRQRPQDIIPVLLLSYQHLSTNVQRCFAFCSAFPKDHSFSEEELIFSWMAHGFIQSMRGDKTPEDIAREYLYELASASFFEVSENDNLYRMHGLLHDLACSVAQDECFATNDNFSRGIPNTVRHLYLLYPDQAKNFCLNFSLVEPRSPSHGELLEKRLPGGFVELKNLRSIWFRNASTIALSDDGFWKMPINYRRIVNLRILCLHHINSEALLVTVGDLIHLRYLDLRFSDISELPESLCKLYHLQVLDIRSCKNLVKLPMGINNLISLRHLLVDDSSKFLAGYAGIPYIGKLASLQELDLFNVSKEEAFNIEQLKELREMGQSLSIGHLENVASKEEASNSGLKEKYRLNELTLSWSSNLEDRASDAVINILEGLEPHPNLKHLRITRYSGTISPTWLANDLNIKYLESLYLQDCSGWEVLPPLGKLPYLRKLHSIGMKAIRCIGSEFYGSGSFMGFPCLEELYFAKMPKWHSWCGVEKTCCFPNLLTLTITDCTSLQLIPVEQWSEQVCYVWFPRLRTLDIENCPRLAQLPPLPHAPTLSRISLKNAGTISSMELNGDDFVICGISDLKMQRQYSLQFHNLRNLKSFSISSCDNFVVLPWKGQGKSATSEVSITMPDAGCSLSSINELKICGSGVSEDILHEILTNSGILDCLSIKYCPQITTLELHPMTRLDYLVIEDCLELRSLKCMQTLIHLRELTVLRSPKFIEGWKNLVQLTEGSPQEIAASLKRLHIDDSSFLTMPICRTLGYLQYLMIDSDQQIMSLTQDQEQAFSKLTSLRTLAFNECPNLRALPARLHQISSLKRLDISSCESINSLPHQGLPGSLERLFIVGCSLLREKCIDGGIDQNKIVHIREIIL